A portion of the Sebastes fasciatus isolate fSebFas1 chromosome 2, fSebFas1.pri, whole genome shotgun sequence genome contains these proteins:
- the gramd2aa gene encoding GRAM domain-containing protein 2A isoform X6 has translation MTEQQEQSEETGLIATQDLDHSKDDDAHGHFRFQLIEDLSYEDVKKCYRGSCVSCSGLLQALDVRECVCVYGANVLSLVQSSRPLRERVVSAASGARVAGGGGVAGVAGGAVQAGRSAKELLMTLPCPSAQTVSKYNSQYHKLFQCVPKDEILMKVYSCALLRDILLQGRLYISRNWLCFYANLFGKDIKVAIPVVSVRLVKKHKTAGLVPNGLAITTDTGQKYVFVSLLSRDSVYDVLRRICTHLQVNGKSLSLKQFMEEPTLSLDEFPVPDEFPVVDEFPSVLKWRRKPSVVSVSSSLPDLLGTSTSSLSAVDAPFKSEQPLEERALQTDRGLLSEPLAELGQMEYQLLKFFTLLIILLILSSCYLAFRVCSLEQQLSFLSNPNLPLRER, from the exons GTTTCAGCTGATTGAAGACCTGTCCTATGAAGATGTGAAGAAATGTTACCGAGGCTCG TGTGTGTCTTGCAGCGGGTTGCTCCAGGCCTTGGATGtgcgcgagtgtgtgtgtgtgtacggtgCCAACGTGCTGAGCCTGGTGCAGAGCTCGCGTCCTCTGAGGGAGAGGGTGGTGTCTGCGGCGAGCGGAGCCAGAGTGGCCGGTGGTGGCGGAGTGGCCGGTGTTGCCGGTGGGGCCGTGCAGGCAGGCCGGTCCGCCAAGGAGCTGCTCATGACTCTGCCCTGTCCCTCTGCACAGACTGTCAGCAAGTACAACTCGCAGTACCACAAACTGTTCCAGTGTGTGCCCAAGGATGAGATCCTCATGAAAG TGTACTCCTGTGCTCTTCTCAGAGATATTCTCCTACAAGGCCGGCTCTACATTTCCAGAAACTGGCTGTGTTTCTATGCCAACCTCTTCGGCAAGGACATCAAG GTGGCTATCCCTGTCGTTTCTGTGAGGCTGGTGAAGAAGCACAAAACAGCGGGCCTCGTGCCCAATGGCTTGGCTATCACCACAGACACGGGCCAGAAG tATGTATTTGTATCTCTGCTATCAAGAGACAGTGTATATGACGTCCTCCGCAGGATCTGCACACACCTACAG GTCAATGGGAAGAGTCTGAGCTTGAAGCAGTTCATGGAGGAGCCGACCTTATCGCTG GACGAGTTCCCGGTTCCAGACGAGTTCCCAGTGGTTGATGAATTCCCATCAGTGTTAAAGTGGAGAAGGAAACCCTCAGTGGTGTCTGTGTCGTCCTCCCTTCCTGACCTGCTGGGGACCTCCACCAGCAGCCTGAGCGCCGTAGACGCACCCTTCAAATCAGAGCAGCCGCTGGAAG AGCGAGCTCTGCAAACAGACAGAGGTCTTTTATCAGAGCCACTGGCGGAGCTGGGCCAGATGGAGTACCAGCTGCTCAAGTTCTTCACCCTGCT TATTatcctcctcatcctgtctTCGTGCTACCTGGCCTTCCGTGTGTGCAGTCTGGAGCAGCAGCTGTCCTTCCTCAGTAACCCAAATCTGCCCCTGAGAGAGAG gtaA
- the gramd2aa gene encoding GRAM domain-containing protein 2A isoform X9 has translation MTEQQEQSEETGLIATQDLDHSKDDDAHGHFRFQLIEDLSYEDVKKCYRGSVSQTVSKYNSQYHKLFQCVPKDEILMKVYSCALLRDILLQGRLYISRNWLCFYANLFGKDIKVAIPVVSVRLVKKHKTAGLVPNGLAITTDTGQKYVFVSLLSRDSVYDVLRRICTHLQVNGKSLSLKQFMEEPTLSLDEFPVPDEFPVVDEFPSVLKWRRKPSVVSVSSSLPDLLGTSTSSLSAVDAPFKSEQPLEERALQTDRGLLSEPLAELGQMEYQLLKFFTLLIILLILSSCYLAFRVCSLEQQLSFLSNPNLPLRER, from the exons GTTTCAGCTGATTGAAGACCTGTCCTATGAAGATGTGAAGAAATGTTACCGAGGCTCGGTGAGTCAG ACTGTCAGCAAGTACAACTCGCAGTACCACAAACTGTTCCAGTGTGTGCCCAAGGATGAGATCCTCATGAAAG TGTACTCCTGTGCTCTTCTCAGAGATATTCTCCTACAAGGCCGGCTCTACATTTCCAGAAACTGGCTGTGTTTCTATGCCAACCTCTTCGGCAAGGACATCAAG GTGGCTATCCCTGTCGTTTCTGTGAGGCTGGTGAAGAAGCACAAAACAGCGGGCCTCGTGCCCAATGGCTTGGCTATCACCACAGACACGGGCCAGAAG tATGTATTTGTATCTCTGCTATCAAGAGACAGTGTATATGACGTCCTCCGCAGGATCTGCACACACCTACAG GTCAATGGGAAGAGTCTGAGCTTGAAGCAGTTCATGGAGGAGCCGACCTTATCGCTG GACGAGTTCCCGGTTCCAGACGAGTTCCCAGTGGTTGATGAATTCCCATCAGTGTTAAAGTGGAGAAGGAAACCCTCAGTGGTGTCTGTGTCGTCCTCCCTTCCTGACCTGCTGGGGACCTCCACCAGCAGCCTGAGCGCCGTAGACGCACCCTTCAAATCAGAGCAGCCGCTGGAAG AGCGAGCTCTGCAAACAGACAGAGGTCTTTTATCAGAGCCACTGGCGGAGCTGGGCCAGATGGAGTACCAGCTGCTCAAGTTCTTCACCCTGCT TATTatcctcctcatcctgtctTCGTGCTACCTGGCCTTCCGTGTGTGCAGTCTGGAGCAGCAGCTGTCCTTCCTCAGTAACCCAAATCTGCCCCTGAGAGAGAG gtaA
- the gramd2aa gene encoding GRAM domain-containing protein 2A isoform X4 has product MTEQQEQSEETGLIATQDLDHSKDDDAHGHFRFQLIEDLSYEDVKKCYRGSVSQVHVDLAVDKSSISVPRTDRRQGAQCVSCSGLLQALDVRECVCVYGANVLSLVQSSRPLRERVVSAASGARVAGGGGVAGVAGGAVQAGRSAKELLMTLPCPSAQTVSKYNSQYHKLFQCVPKDEILMKVYSCALLRDILLQGRLYISRNWLCFYANLFGKDIKVAIPVVSVRLVKKHKTAGLVPNGLAITTDTGQKYVFVSLLSRDSVYDVLRRICTHLQVNGKSLSLKQFMEEPTLSLDEFPVPDEFPVVDEFPSVLKWRRKPSVVSVSSSLPDLLGTSTSSLSAVDAPFKSEQPLEERALQTDRGLLSEPLAELGQMEYQLLKFFTLLIILLILSSCYLAFRVCSLEQQLSFLSNPNLPLRER; this is encoded by the exons GTTTCAGCTGATTGAAGACCTGTCCTATGAAGATGTGAAGAAATGTTACCGAGGCTCGGTGAGTCAG gtgCATGTAGACTTAGCGGTAGACAAGTCTTCCATCTCGGTGCCCCGTACTGACCGGCGACAGGGGGCACAGTGTGTGTCTTGCAGCGGGTTGCTCCAGGCCTTGGATGtgcgcgagtgtgtgtgtgtgtacggtgCCAACGTGCTGAGCCTGGTGCAGAGCTCGCGTCCTCTGAGGGAGAGGGTGGTGTCTGCGGCGAGCGGAGCCAGAGTGGCCGGTGGTGGCGGAGTGGCCGGTGTTGCCGGTGGGGCCGTGCAGGCAGGCCGGTCCGCCAAGGAGCTGCTCATGACTCTGCCCTGTCCCTCTGCACAGACTGTCAGCAAGTACAACTCGCAGTACCACAAACTGTTCCAGTGTGTGCCCAAGGATGAGATCCTCATGAAAG TGTACTCCTGTGCTCTTCTCAGAGATATTCTCCTACAAGGCCGGCTCTACATTTCCAGAAACTGGCTGTGTTTCTATGCCAACCTCTTCGGCAAGGACATCAAG GTGGCTATCCCTGTCGTTTCTGTGAGGCTGGTGAAGAAGCACAAAACAGCGGGCCTCGTGCCCAATGGCTTGGCTATCACCACAGACACGGGCCAGAAG tATGTATTTGTATCTCTGCTATCAAGAGACAGTGTATATGACGTCCTCCGCAGGATCTGCACACACCTACAG GTCAATGGGAAGAGTCTGAGCTTGAAGCAGTTCATGGAGGAGCCGACCTTATCGCTG GACGAGTTCCCGGTTCCAGACGAGTTCCCAGTGGTTGATGAATTCCCATCAGTGTTAAAGTGGAGAAGGAAACCCTCAGTGGTGTCTGTGTCGTCCTCCCTTCCTGACCTGCTGGGGACCTCCACCAGCAGCCTGAGCGCCGTAGACGCACCCTTCAAATCAGAGCAGCCGCTGGAAG AGCGAGCTCTGCAAACAGACAGAGGTCTTTTATCAGAGCCACTGGCGGAGCTGGGCCAGATGGAGTACCAGCTGCTCAAGTTCTTCACCCTGCT TATTatcctcctcatcctgtctTCGTGCTACCTGGCCTTCCGTGTGTGCAGTCTGGAGCAGCAGCTGTCCTTCCTCAGTAACCCAAATCTGCCCCTGAGAGAGAG gtaA
- the gramd2aa gene encoding GRAM domain-containing protein 2A isoform X10 has product MTEQQEQSEETGLIATQDLDHSKDDDAHGHFRFQLIEDLSYEDVKKCYRGSTVSKYNSQYHKLFQCVPKDEILMKVYSCALLRDILLQGRLYISRNWLCFYANLFGKDIKVAIPVVSVRLVKKHKTAGLVPNGLAITTDTGQKYVFVSLLSRDSVYDVLRRICTHLQVNGKSLSLKQFMEEPTLSLDEFPVPDEFPVVDEFPSVLKWRRKPSVVSVSSSLPDLLGTSTSSLSAVDAPFKSEQPLEERALQTDRGLLSEPLAELGQMEYQLLKFFTLLIILLILSSCYLAFRVCSLEQQLSFLSNPNLPLRER; this is encoded by the exons GTTTCAGCTGATTGAAGACCTGTCCTATGAAGATGTGAAGAAATGTTACCGAGGCTCG ACTGTCAGCAAGTACAACTCGCAGTACCACAAACTGTTCCAGTGTGTGCCCAAGGATGAGATCCTCATGAAAG TGTACTCCTGTGCTCTTCTCAGAGATATTCTCCTACAAGGCCGGCTCTACATTTCCAGAAACTGGCTGTGTTTCTATGCCAACCTCTTCGGCAAGGACATCAAG GTGGCTATCCCTGTCGTTTCTGTGAGGCTGGTGAAGAAGCACAAAACAGCGGGCCTCGTGCCCAATGGCTTGGCTATCACCACAGACACGGGCCAGAAG tATGTATTTGTATCTCTGCTATCAAGAGACAGTGTATATGACGTCCTCCGCAGGATCTGCACACACCTACAG GTCAATGGGAAGAGTCTGAGCTTGAAGCAGTTCATGGAGGAGCCGACCTTATCGCTG GACGAGTTCCCGGTTCCAGACGAGTTCCCAGTGGTTGATGAATTCCCATCAGTGTTAAAGTGGAGAAGGAAACCCTCAGTGGTGTCTGTGTCGTCCTCCCTTCCTGACCTGCTGGGGACCTCCACCAGCAGCCTGAGCGCCGTAGACGCACCCTTCAAATCAGAGCAGCCGCTGGAAG AGCGAGCTCTGCAAACAGACAGAGGTCTTTTATCAGAGCCACTGGCGGAGCTGGGCCAGATGGAGTACCAGCTGCTCAAGTTCTTCACCCTGCT TATTatcctcctcatcctgtctTCGTGCTACCTGGCCTTCCGTGTGTGCAGTCTGGAGCAGCAGCTGTCCTTCCTCAGTAACCCAAATCTGCCCCTGAGAGAGAG gtaA
- the gramd2aa gene encoding GRAM domain-containing protein 2A isoform X5, which translates to MTEQQEQSEETGLIATQDLDHSKDDDAHGHFRFQLIEDLSYEDVKKCYRGSVHVDLAVDKSSISVPRTDRRQGAQCVSCSGLLQALDVRECVCVYGANVLSLVQSSRPLRERVVSAASGARVAGGGGVAGVAGGAVQAGRSAKELLMTLPCPSAQTVSKYNSQYHKLFQCVPKDEILMKVYSCALLRDILLQGRLYISRNWLCFYANLFGKDIKVAIPVVSVRLVKKHKTAGLVPNGLAITTDTGQKYVFVSLLSRDSVYDVLRRICTHLQVNGKSLSLKQFMEEPTLSLDEFPVPDEFPVVDEFPSVLKWRRKPSVVSVSSSLPDLLGTSTSSLSAVDAPFKSEQPLEERALQTDRGLLSEPLAELGQMEYQLLKFFTLLIILLILSSCYLAFRVCSLEQQLSFLSNPNLPLRER; encoded by the exons GTTTCAGCTGATTGAAGACCTGTCCTATGAAGATGTGAAGAAATGTTACCGAGGCTCG gtgCATGTAGACTTAGCGGTAGACAAGTCTTCCATCTCGGTGCCCCGTACTGACCGGCGACAGGGGGCACAGTGTGTGTCTTGCAGCGGGTTGCTCCAGGCCTTGGATGtgcgcgagtgtgtgtgtgtgtacggtgCCAACGTGCTGAGCCTGGTGCAGAGCTCGCGTCCTCTGAGGGAGAGGGTGGTGTCTGCGGCGAGCGGAGCCAGAGTGGCCGGTGGTGGCGGAGTGGCCGGTGTTGCCGGTGGGGCCGTGCAGGCAGGCCGGTCCGCCAAGGAGCTGCTCATGACTCTGCCCTGTCCCTCTGCACAGACTGTCAGCAAGTACAACTCGCAGTACCACAAACTGTTCCAGTGTGTGCCCAAGGATGAGATCCTCATGAAAG TGTACTCCTGTGCTCTTCTCAGAGATATTCTCCTACAAGGCCGGCTCTACATTTCCAGAAACTGGCTGTGTTTCTATGCCAACCTCTTCGGCAAGGACATCAAG GTGGCTATCCCTGTCGTTTCTGTGAGGCTGGTGAAGAAGCACAAAACAGCGGGCCTCGTGCCCAATGGCTTGGCTATCACCACAGACACGGGCCAGAAG tATGTATTTGTATCTCTGCTATCAAGAGACAGTGTATATGACGTCCTCCGCAGGATCTGCACACACCTACAG GTCAATGGGAAGAGTCTGAGCTTGAAGCAGTTCATGGAGGAGCCGACCTTATCGCTG GACGAGTTCCCGGTTCCAGACGAGTTCCCAGTGGTTGATGAATTCCCATCAGTGTTAAAGTGGAGAAGGAAACCCTCAGTGGTGTCTGTGTCGTCCTCCCTTCCTGACCTGCTGGGGACCTCCACCAGCAGCCTGAGCGCCGTAGACGCACCCTTCAAATCAGAGCAGCCGCTGGAAG AGCGAGCTCTGCAAACAGACAGAGGTCTTTTATCAGAGCCACTGGCGGAGCTGGGCCAGATGGAGTACCAGCTGCTCAAGTTCTTCACCCTGCT TATTatcctcctcatcctgtctTCGTGCTACCTGGCCTTCCGTGTGTGCAGTCTGGAGCAGCAGCTGTCCTTCCTCAGTAACCCAAATCTGCCCCTGAGAGAGAG gtaA